A window of the Oscillospiraceae bacterium NTUH-002-81 genome harbors these coding sequences:
- a CDS encoding SpoIIE family protein phosphatase — MDYPGRERVEECARSFGELADIYYRMPCRKEGFGRQDIEDIFEELTGTVCRGCRSFGKCWKDQAAGTYQRLYEALTAMGEGKTEGDIRAGMSDACIRAGKMAGSMVWAFRNMRMKLYYANRLLEGREAVADQLWEMARLLDDMAEEMQRTGELKEPVNRRLCRLFDRRGAQVRKIFLMHKRKRRDELYITMHARKGECVPIRDLAGILSVVLHRRMVPARNSRTVLGAEDETVLFVEETRYCLLYGISRVPKEGELLSGDSFSYFQNDQGAAVLSLSDGMGSGREAAAESRKLIELLEQFLEAGVSEETALGLINSASVYEKKSCSTLDICSVDLYSGNCDIRKLGAAPTFLRRDGQVEIVQSFRTPAGLFHHLDPETQSFRLGDGDTIVLVTDGALDVFSGQKKEEQFAALLEEQTAANPRELAAALMEQLMERCQGKARDDMTVFVGGLWQRV, encoded by the coding sequence ATGGACTATCCGGGAAGAGAACGTGTGGAAGAGTGTGCCAGAAGCTTCGGGGAGCTGGCGGACATTTATTATCGGATGCCCTGTCGGAAGGAAGGCTTTGGCAGGCAGGATATAGAGGATATTTTTGAGGAACTGACAGGAACGGTGTGCCGGGGCTGCCGGTCGTTTGGAAAATGCTGGAAGGATCAGGCGGCGGGCACATATCAGCGGCTGTATGAGGCGCTGACGGCCATGGGCGAGGGAAAAACAGAAGGGGATATCCGCGCCGGGATGAGCGATGCGTGTATCCGTGCGGGAAAAATGGCGGGCAGTATGGTGTGGGCGTTCCGCAATATGCGGATGAAGCTGTACTATGCCAACCGGCTGCTGGAGGGTCGGGAGGCAGTGGCGGATCAGTTGTGGGAGATGGCCCGTCTTCTGGATGATATGGCGGAGGAAATGCAGCGGACGGGAGAGCTGAAGGAACCGGTCAATCGAAGGCTCTGCCGTCTTTTTGACCGGCGCGGGGCCCAGGTGCGCAAAATTTTCCTCATGCACAAACGCAAGCGGCGGGACGAGCTGTACATCACCATGCACGCCCGGAAGGGGGAGTGCGTGCCCATTCGGGATCTGGCGGGCATTTTGTCTGTGGTGCTGCACCGGCGGATGGTACCGGCCAGAAACAGCCGTACCGTACTGGGGGCCGAGGACGAGACCGTATTGTTCGTGGAGGAAACCAGGTATTGCCTGCTTTACGGCATCAGCCGGGTACCCAAGGAAGGGGAACTGCTGTCCGGGGACAGTTTCTCTTATTTTCAGAACGACCAGGGCGCGGCGGTGCTGAGTCTGTCTGACGGCATGGGAAGCGGCCGGGAAGCGGCGGCGGAGAGCCGGAAGCTCATCGAACTGCTGGAACAGTTTCTGGAGGCGGGGGTCAGCGAGGAGACCGCCCTTGGGCTCATCAATTCGGCCTCCGTTTATGAGAAGAAAAGCTGCTCCACTTTGGACATCTGCTCCGTGGATCTGTACAGCGGCAACTGTGACATTCGCAAGCTGGGGGCGGCACCCACGTTTCTGCGGCGGGACGGACAGGTGGAGATCGTGCAGAGCTTCCGCACCCCGGCGGGACTTTTTCACCATCTGGATCCCGAGACCCAGAGCTTCCGGCTGGGGGACGGGGACACCATCGTTCTGGTGACGGACGGAGCGCTGGATGTTTTCTCCGGCCAGAAAAAGGAAGAACAGTTTGCGGCACTGCTGGAGGAACAGACCGCGGCCAATCCCCGGGAGCTGGCTGCCGCTCTCATGGAACAGCTGATGGAGCGATGCCAGGGAAAGGCCCGGGATGATATGACCGTGTTCGTGGGGGGACTGTGGCAGCGGGTGTAG
- the tilS gene encoding tRNA lysidine(34) synthetase TilS, with the protein MKYVDQHALLSPGDRIVVGLSGGADSVCLLLILQVISGKMPLSLCAVHVEHGIRGQEALEDTAFCRQLCETRGIPFREVHCDVPGMARREGLSLEEAGRKARYETFARVREEWGGTKIAVAHHREDQAETLLLHLFRGTHLAGMQGMRPRQGVIIRPLLDVSREEIEAWLCAQGVFWRTDSTNLTDDYARNRVRHRILPEARQINAAATAHLAEACDAIGEVMDYMEAEAERLYRLCRIVQEPDQLYGKCLMKREENDLSVEGRIAVESDCGVSAEPAQEMADKFQELERTTDDEMSKQEDGKQSLTGVDCRTTQKEIENNQLESREGVTLNVNILTSAPPVLARFALKRAYLDCCGQCKDVGAVHYVALMGLLAGETGKQLDLPHGVRAEKNYDRLTLYTTKQQENRRDNRWRASTERITEGAPEYSLPIQEAATAPDAVSQTIFLPDGSQLTFSLEDFKKGTGIPIKTYTKWLDYDTIKRSLVLRHRRPGDYLIINDQGGRKKLKDYFIDEKIERRERDRLWLLADGSHVLWVIGGRMSAACRVTERTEKVLKIHADGGVWNE; encoded by the coding sequence ATGAAATATGTAGATCAGCATGCCCTGCTGTCACCGGGGGATCGCATCGTGGTGGGGCTGTCTGGTGGTGCGGATTCTGTCTGCCTGCTGCTGATTTTGCAGGTGATTTCCGGGAAAATGCCGCTGTCTCTCTGTGCGGTACATGTAGAGCATGGCATCCGGGGGCAGGAGGCGCTGGAAGATACGGCCTTTTGCCGTCAGCTGTGTGAAACGCGTGGCATTCCGTTTCGGGAAGTACACTGTGATGTGCCCGGAATGGCCCGGCGGGAAGGGCTCTCTCTGGAGGAGGCGGGCCGCAAAGCCCGTTATGAGACCTTTGCCCGGGTGCGGGAGGAATGGGGCGGCACGAAGATCGCCGTGGCCCATCACCGGGAAGATCAGGCAGAGACACTGCTGCTGCATCTGTTTCGCGGCACCCATCTGGCGGGGATGCAGGGCATGCGCCCCCGGCAGGGTGTGATCATCCGTCCGCTGCTGGATGTCAGCCGGGAAGAGATCGAGGCGTGGCTCTGTGCCCAGGGTGTATTCTGGCGGACGGATTCCACCAACCTCACCGACGACTATGCCAGAAACCGTGTCCGGCACCGGATCCTGCCGGAAGCCCGGCAGATCAATGCTGCGGCCACAGCGCATCTGGCCGAGGCCTGCGATGCCATTGGCGAGGTGATGGACTACATGGAGGCCGAGGCGGAGCGGCTTTACAGACTGTGCCGGATCGTGCAGGAACCAGATCAGCTTTACGGCAAGTGTCTGATGAAACGGGAAGAGAATGATCTCTCCGTAGAGGGAAGGATTGCCGTAGAGAGTGATTGCGGCGTATCCGCCGAGCCTGCGCAGGAAATGGCAGATAAATTCCAAGAACTGGAACGAACGACAGATGATGAGATGTCGAAACAAGAGGATGGAAAACAGTCGCTGACAGGCGTAGATTGTCGAACAACACAGAAGGAAATTGAGAATAATCAGCTGGAGTCGCGGGAAGGGGTTACATTAAATGTGAATATCCTTACATCCGCCCCACCGGTGCTGGCGCGTTTTGCCCTGAAAAGGGCCTACCTGGACTGCTGCGGCCAGTGCAAGGACGTGGGCGCAGTGCATTATGTGGCGCTTATGGGGCTGCTTGCCGGGGAGACAGGAAAACAGCTGGATCTGCCTCACGGCGTGCGGGCGGAAAAGAATTATGACCGGCTGACGCTGTATACAACGAAGCAGCAGGAAAACCGGAGAGACAACAGATGGAGGGCGAGTACGGAACGGATCACAGAAGGAGCGCCGGAATATTCTCTGCCTATCCAGGAAGCTGCCACTGCCCCCGACGCGGTTTCGCAGACGATTTTCCTGCCGGACGGCAGCCAGCTCACGTTTTCCCTGGAAGATTTCAAAAAAGGTACCGGGATTCCGATAAAAACATATACGAAATGGCTGGATTATGATACAATAAAAAGAAGTCTTGTGCTGCGTCACCGCCGCCCGGGAGATTACCTGATCATCAATGACCAGGGCGGCAGGAAGAAGCTGAAAGACTATTTTATCGATGAGAAGATCGAACGCCGGGAACGGGACCGATTGTGGCTTCTGGCAGATGGAAGCCATGTCCTGTGGGTGATCGGCGGCCGGATGAGTGCGGCCTGCCGGGTGACAGAACGGACGGAGAAAGTTCTGAAAATACATGCAGATGGAGGAGTATGGAATGAGTGA
- the hpt gene encoding hypoxanthine phosphoribosyltransferase, with protein MSEKISVLIPEEEIRKRIAEVGAQLSRDYEGEEVLMICILRGGVFFACELAKHLTVPVSMDFMCVSSYGSGTVSSGRVKIIKDLDENIEGKHVLIAEDIVDSGNTLSTLIKILQVRKPASIRLCTLLDKPERRVVDIKADYSCFEIPDKFVVGYGLDYNQHYRNLPYVGVVELDEEK; from the coding sequence ATGAGTGAGAAAATCAGTGTATTGATTCCAGAGGAAGAGATCCGGAAACGGATTGCCGAAGTGGGAGCACAGCTCAGCAGGGATTATGAAGGAGAGGAAGTACTCATGATCTGTATTTTGCGGGGCGGTGTGTTTTTTGCGTGTGAACTGGCGAAGCATCTGACCGTGCCGGTAAGCATGGATTTTATGTGCGTTTCCAGTTACGGCAGCGGCACCGTTTCTTCCGGCAGAGTGAAGATCATCAAGGATCTGGATGAAAATATCGAAGGAAAGCATGTGCTGATCGCGGAAGATATCGTGGATTCCGGTAATACTTTAAGTACACTGATCAAGATCCTGCAGGTGAGAAAGCCTGCCAGCATCAGGCTGTGTACGCTTCTGGACAAGCCGGAACGCCGTGTGGTGGATATCAAAGCGGATTACAGCTGCTTTGAGATCCCGGATAAATTTGTCGTGGGCTATGGCCTGGATTACAACCAGCATTACCGTAACCTGCCTTATGTGGGCGTTGTGGAGCTGGATGAGGAAAAATAA
- the ftsH gene encoding ATP-dependent zinc metalloprotease FtsH, whose protein sequence is MLFLYYWGGGNSQSKSCTRQEYQAAVESGDVSSVTVKMNPEGSTGQLLVSMKNGDSETLYTPDVKDEINYLEDNQVAVNVTEVAKESWFTAHLLPLLVVLVIIIVFFMMMNRQAGGGNAKMMNFGKSRAKMTVDGVGKINFDKVAGLEEEKEELQEIVDFLKTPEKYIEVGARIPKGVLLVGPPGTGKTLLAKAVAGEAGVPFFSISGSDFVEMFVGVGASRVRDLFEDAKKNAPCIIFIDEIDAVARRRGTGMGGGHDEREQTLNQLLVEMDGFGVNEGIIVMAATNRVDILDPAILRPGRFDRKVGVGRPDIKGREEILKVHSKGKPLGDDVNLAEIAQTTAGFTGADLENLMNEAAINAARHNRKFICNQDVKESFVKVGIGAEKKSRVISEKEKRITAYHEAGHAILFHVLPDVGPVYSVSIIPTGMGAAGYTMPLPEKDEMFMTRGKMLQEIMVSLGGRIAEELILDDITTGASQDIKQATQMAKDMVTKYGMSSEIGLLSYDNDDHEVFIGRDFAHAKGYGENMATKIDLEVKRIVDDCYAQASDIIRQNMDVLHRSAQLLLEKEKISGEEFAALFQAPQTISEA, encoded by the coding sequence ATGCTGTTCCTGTACTACTGGGGCGGCGGCAACAGCCAGTCGAAGAGCTGCACCCGGCAGGAATATCAGGCAGCCGTGGAGAGCGGGGATGTAAGTTCCGTTACAGTAAAGATGAATCCGGAAGGATCCACCGGACAGCTCCTTGTGAGCATGAAGAACGGCGATTCAGAGACGCTGTACACCCCGGATGTAAAAGATGAGATCAATTATCTGGAAGACAACCAGGTGGCGGTGAATGTCACGGAGGTGGCAAAGGAAAGCTGGTTTACGGCACATCTGCTGCCCCTTCTGGTGGTACTGGTCATCATTATCGTATTTTTCATGATGATGAACCGGCAGGCAGGCGGCGGCAATGCCAAGATGATGAACTTCGGCAAGAGCCGGGCCAAGATGACCGTGGACGGCGTGGGCAAGATCAATTTTGACAAGGTTGCCGGGCTGGAGGAAGAGAAGGAAGAATTACAGGAGATCGTGGATTTCCTGAAAACACCGGAGAAATATATTGAGGTGGGCGCAAGAATCCCCAAGGGTGTGCTGCTGGTGGGCCCTCCGGGAACCGGTAAAACCCTGCTGGCCAAGGCAGTGGCAGGCGAAGCGGGCGTGCCGTTTTTCTCCATTTCCGGTTCCGATTTCGTGGAAATGTTCGTCGGCGTGGGTGCTTCCCGTGTCCGGGATCTGTTTGAGGATGCGAAGAAAAACGCCCCCTGTATTATTTTTATCGATGAGATCGACGCGGTGGCGAGACGCCGCGGCACCGGTATGGGCGGCGGACATGACGAGCGGGAGCAGACATTGAACCAGTTGCTGGTGGAGATGGACGGTTTCGGCGTCAATGAGGGCATCATTGTGATGGCTGCCACCAACCGGGTGGATATCCTGGATCCCGCGATTCTGCGTCCCGGCCGTTTTGACCGGAAGGTTGGCGTGGGCAGACCAGATATCAAGGGAAGAGAAGAGATCCTGAAGGTGCATTCCAAGGGAAAACCGCTGGGAGACGATGTGAATCTGGCAGAGATCGCCCAGACAACGGCTGGCTTCACCGGCGCGGATCTGGAAAATCTCATGAACGAGGCTGCCATCAATGCGGCCCGCCACAACCGGAAATTTATCTGCAATCAGGATGTGAAGGAATCCTTTGTCAAGGTGGGCATCGGCGCGGAGAAGAAGAGCCGCGTCATTTCTGAGAAGGAGAAGCGCATCACGGCTTACCACGAGGCAGGCCATGCGATCCTCTTCCATGTGCTGCCGGATGTGGGCCCGGTGTACTCCGTTTCCATCATTCCCACGGGCATGGGGGCAGCAGGCTACACCATGCCGCTGCCGGAAAAGGACGAAATGTTCATGACCCGGGGCAAGATGCTCCAGGAGATTATGGTTTCCCTGGGCGGCCGGATCGCCGAGGAGCTGATCCTGGACGACATCACCACAGGCGCTTCCCAGGACATCAAGCAGGCCACCCAGATGGCCAAGGACATGGTGACCAAATACGGTATGTCCAGCGAAATTGGTCTGCTCAGCTACGACAACGACGATCATGAAGTTTTCATCGGCCGGGACTTTGCCCATGCCAAAGGCTACGGTGAGAACATGGCTACCAAGATCGATCTGGAAGTGAAGCGGATTGTGGATGATTGCTACGCACAGGCTTCCGATATTATCCGACAGAATATGGATGTTCTGCACCGCAGTGCACAGCTGCTGCTGGAAAAAGAAAAAATTTCCGGCGAAGAATTTGCAGCGTTATTTCAGGCTCCGCAGACAATATCTGAGGCATAA
- a CDS encoding glycoside hydrolase family 13 protein produces MDQSREQKALRALYSDETENYRFPIEPSAGDWVTTRFRTLKNSADMVWIVYGSRKSKMLRCSMDDWFDYYEIRIRLGEEKFSYYFEIFMAGNCYVYTRTGIEDGKEIARTESGTVHMWAGSAGSGDVLTARRKMDMDVNRGADDRYGMSVDANQAAYAGAARMDFVNGRQLSLGGGRRSDLGNVEGVVPSSAAEQTLFSADQVRCCFVILPGFVTPAWAKGAVMYQIFVDRFCNGDPSNDVLDREYAYIRGYAKQVKDWNTRPEAMDVRSFYGGDLAGVMSKLDYLKELGVDVLYLNPIFVSPSNHKYDIQDYDYVDPHYGKILRDGGEALAEGDMDNTHASRYISRVTDRENLEASNELFAQLVHEAHARGMKVILDGVFNHCGSFNKWMDRERIYEGCDAYEKGAYVAQESPYHDFFSFREGGSWPYNGAYEGWWDHDTLPKLNYEQSVCLQEYVLQIGRKWVSAPYCADGWRLDVAADLGHSSAFNHDFWKRFRQAVKTANPEAVILAEHYGDASDWLQGDEWDTVMNYDAFMEPVTWFLTGMEKHSDGRNDDLLGDAESFRGAMKHHMCSFAYPSLVTAMNELSNHDHSRFLTRTNRKVGRVGDLGSDAAEENVRKAVFKEAVLLQMTWPGASTIYYGDEAGVCGFTDPDNRRTYPWGAEDQELVEFHRQAIAMHKRYRTLTYGSLKAVHEDRGVLCYGRFDSQEQLLVILNNREEGVYLDLPVWEIGVSEDDCMENVLTSWEDGFSTREESWETENGWLHIYVPAENGMVLRAVR; encoded by the coding sequence ATGGATCAGAGCAGAGAGCAGAAGGCGCTGCGGGCGCTTTACAGTGATGAGACAGAAAATTATCGCTTCCCGATCGAACCGTCGGCCGGAGACTGGGTGACCACCCGTTTCCGTACGCTGAAAAACAGCGCCGACATGGTGTGGATCGTATATGGCAGCCGCAAGAGCAAAATGCTCCGGTGCAGCATGGACGACTGGTTTGATTATTATGAGATCCGGATTCGGCTGGGGGAGGAGAAGTTTTCCTATTATTTTGAAATCTTTATGGCAGGAAACTGCTATGTGTATACAAGAACTGGGATCGAGGATGGGAAAGAGATTGCCCGGACTGAAAGCGGCACAGTGCACATGTGGGCGGGCAGTGCAGGATCAGGGGATGTTTTGACTGCCCGGAGAAAGATGGACATGGATGTAAATCGTGGCGCAGATGACCGATACGGAATGTCGGTTGATGCAAACCAGGCTGCTTACGCAGGTGCTGCCCGCATGGACTTTGTGAACGGCCGTCAGCTGTCGCTGGGCGGCGGGAGGCGTTCTGACCTAGGCAACGTGGAAGGTGTTGTGCCCAGCAGTGCGGCGGAGCAGACACTGTTTTCTGCGGATCAGGTGCGCTGCTGCTTTGTCATTCTGCCGGGCTTTGTCACCCCTGCCTGGGCCAAGGGCGCAGTCATGTATCAGATTTTCGTGGATCGTTTCTGCAACGGCGACCCGTCCAACGACGTGCTGGATCGGGAGTACGCCTACATCAGAGGCTACGCCAAACAGGTGAAGGACTGGAATACAAGGCCTGAGGCCATGGACGTGCGCTCCTTTTACGGCGGTGATCTGGCGGGCGTCATGAGCAAACTGGATTACCTGAAAGAGCTGGGCGTGGATGTGCTCTATCTGAATCCCATCTTTGTGTCGCCCTCCAATCACAAATACGACATTCAGGACTATGATTATGTGGATCCCCATTATGGAAAAATCCTCCGGGACGGGGGAGAGGCGCTGGCGGAAGGTGACATGGACAACACCCATGCCTCCCGCTATATCAGCCGGGTGACAGACCGGGAAAATCTGGAAGCCAGCAACGAGCTGTTTGCGCAGCTGGTGCATGAGGCCCACGCCCGGGGCATGAAGGTCATTCTGGACGGTGTGTTCAACCACTGCGGCTCCTTCAACAAATGGATGGACCGGGAGCGGATCTACGAGGGCTGTGACGCTTACGAAAAAGGTGCCTATGTGGCCCAGGAAAGCCCCTACCACGACTTTTTTTCCTTCCGGGAGGGCGGCAGCTGGCCGTATAACGGCGCGTATGAGGGCTGGTGGGATCACGATACCCTGCCCAAGCTGAACTACGAACAATCGGTCTGTCTGCAGGAATACGTGCTGCAGATCGGCCGCAAATGGGTGTCAGCGCCCTACTGTGCCGATGGCTGGCGGCTGGACGTGGCGGCAGACCTGGGCCACAGCAGCGCTTTCAACCATGATTTCTGGAAACGGTTCCGACAGGCGGTGAAAACGGCTAACCCGGAGGCGGTCATTCTGGCGGAGCACTACGGGGACGCCAGCGACTGGCTCCAGGGCGATGAGTGGGACACGGTGATGAACTACGACGCCTTCATGGAGCCGGTGACCTGGTTCCTGACCGGCATGGAAAAACACAGCGATGGCCGCAACGACGACCTGTTGGGCGATGCGGAAAGCTTCCGCGGTGCCATGAAGCATCACATGTGCAGCTTCGCCTATCCGTCGCTGGTAACGGCCATGAACGAGCTGTCCAACCATGACCATTCCCGTTTTCTCACCCGGACGAACCGGAAAGTGGGACGGGTGGGAGACTTGGGCTCCGACGCGGCGGAGGAAAACGTGCGCAAAGCCGTATTCAAAGAGGCGGTGCTGCTGCAGATGACCTGGCCTGGGGCGTCCACCATCTACTACGGCGACGAGGCCGGTGTGTGCGGCTTCACCGATCCCGATAACCGGCGTACCTATCCCTGGGGTGCAGAAGATCAGGAGCTGGTGGAATTCCATCGGCAGGCCATTGCCATGCATAAGCGGTACCGCACGCTGACCTACGGCTCCCTGAAGGCCGTACACGAAGACCGGGGCGTGCTCTGCTATGGCCGTTTCGACAGCCAGGAGCAGCTGCTGGTCATCCTCAACAACCGGGAGGAGGGCGTTTATCTGGATCTTCCCGTGTGGGAGATCGGCGTCAGCGAGGACGACTGCATGGAAAACGTACTCACCAGCTGGGAGGACGGCTTCTCCACCCGGGAAGAAAGCTGGGAGACAGAAAACGGCTGGCTGCACATTTATGTACCGGCGGAAAACGGCATGGTGCTGCGGGCGGTGCGGTAG
- a CDS encoding VOC family protein, which translates to MKMQHVTIMTRCLEDSVKFYQEQVGLTIVRDMRDNPAHQIVFLANAAGEPCVELIANPEAVGSSEGISMGFAVDDVEVERKKKEAAGLQPGPMVSPNPKTKFFFVKDPNGVSIQFIQEL; encoded by the coding sequence ATGAAGATGCAGCATGTAACGATTATGACCAGATGTCTGGAGGATTCTGTGAAGTTCTATCAGGAGCAGGTGGGCCTGACGATCGTGCGGGATATGCGGGACAACCCGGCGCACCAGATCGTGTTTCTGGCTAATGCAGCAGGGGAGCCCTGCGTGGAGCTGATCGCCAATCCGGAGGCGGTAGGCAGCAGCGAGGGCATTTCCATGGGCTTTGCAGTGGATGACGTGGAAGTGGAGCGAAAGAAAAAAGAGGCGGCAGGACTGCAGCCGGGGCCGATGGTTTCTCCCAATCCGAAGACGAAGTTTTTCTTCGTGAAGGATCCTAACGGTGTGTCCATCCAGTTTATTCAGGAACTTTAA
- the ftsH gene encoding ATP-dependent zinc metalloprotease FtsH, whose protein sequence is MKEVKPPKKSIFSYYCIALLIIILFNSFVYPRLVKTQIKSVDYGTFLDMLDEKNVKEVEIEDEQIVFTDNADPTGYYTTGRMDDPELVDRLHDSGATFSAIATQKRSPLLNWIISVVIMVVLGQLFYSMLMKRMGGGPQAMSFGKSNAKIYVESKTGIKFADVAGEDEAKEILTEIVDFLHNPEKYTEIGASLPKGALLVGPPGTGKTLLAKAVAGEANVPFFSISGSEFVEMFVGMGAAKVRDLFKQANEKAPCIVFIDEIDTIGKKRDNGTMGGNDEREQTLNQLLTEMDGFDGRKGVIILAATNRPETLDPALLRPGRFDRRVPVELPDLKGREDILKVHAKKVKLADTIDFNAIARMAAGASGAELANIINEGALRAVRDGRKFVTQADLEESVEVVIAGYQKKNKVLSDKEKLIVSYHEIGHALVAALQTNSAPVTKITIIPRTSGALGYTMQVEAQEQNLMSKEELENKIATLTGGRAAEELIFHSVTTGASNDIEQATKLARAMITRYGMSEDFDMVALETVSNQYLGGDTSLACAADTASIIDQKVITLVKEQHQKALQILQDNLPKLHELAKYLYEKETITGEEFMDILNRA, encoded by the coding sequence ATGAAAGAAGTAAAGCCACCCAAAAAGTCAATATTTTCTTACTATTGCATCGCTTTGCTGATCATCATTCTGTTTAACAGCTTCGTGTATCCCCGCCTTGTGAAAACGCAGATCAAGAGTGTGGATTACGGCACGTTTCTGGATATGCTGGATGAAAAAAATGTAAAAGAAGTGGAGATTGAGGACGAACAGATTGTCTTCACCGACAACGCCGATCCCACCGGCTACTACACCACCGGTCGGATGGACGACCCGGAACTGGTTGACCGGCTGCACGATTCCGGTGCCACCTTCTCCGCCATCGCCACCCAGAAACGCTCCCCGCTGCTGAACTGGATCATCTCTGTTGTGATCATGGTCGTTCTCGGCCAGCTGTTCTATTCCATGCTGATGAAGCGCATGGGCGGCGGCCCCCAGGCCATGAGTTTTGGAAAAAGCAATGCCAAGATTTACGTGGAGTCCAAGACCGGCATCAAGTTTGCTGACGTGGCCGGTGAGGACGAGGCCAAGGAAATCCTCACGGAGATCGTGGATTTCCTGCACAACCCTGAAAAATACACCGAGATCGGCGCTTCCCTGCCGAAAGGCGCCCTGCTGGTAGGCCCTCCCGGAACCGGTAAAACACTGCTGGCCAAGGCTGTCGCCGGAGAGGCCAATGTCCCGTTCTTCTCCATCTCCGGTTCTGAATTCGTGGAAATGTTCGTCGGCATGGGTGCTGCCAAGGTGCGTGACCTGTTTAAGCAGGCCAATGAGAAAGCGCCCTGTATCGTTTTTATCGATGAGATCGATACCATCGGCAAAAAGCGTGACAACGGCACCATGGGCGGCAATGACGAGCGGGAACAGACGCTGAACCAGCTGCTCACCGAGATGGACGGCTTCGACGGCCGCAAGGGCGTGATCATTCTGGCTGCCACCAACCGCCCGGAGACACTGGATCCCGCCCTGTTGCGTCCCGGCCGTTTTGACCGCCGCGTACCGGTAGAGCTGCCGGATCTCAAAGGGCGGGAAGATATTCTGAAGGTACATGCGAAAAAAGTAAAGCTGGCAGATACCATCGACTTCAATGCCATTGCCCGTATGGCCGCAGGTGCATCCGGCGCAGAACTGGCTAACATTATCAATGAAGGCGCCCTCCGGGCAGTCCGGGACGGACGTAAATTCGTCACTCAGGCAGATCTGGAGGAAAGCGTGGAGGTTGTCATTGCCGGTTACCAGAAGAAAAACAAAGTGCTTTCCGACAAGGAAAAGCTCATTGTTTCCTACCACGAGATCGGACATGCCCTTGTGGCCGCCCTGCAGACCAATTCCGCACCGGTAACCAAGATCACCATCATTCCGAGAACGTCCGGCGCCCTGGGCTATACCATGCAGGTAGAAGCCCAGGAACAGAACCTGATGAGCAAGGAAGAACTGGAGAACAAGATCGCCACCCTTACCGGCGGCCGTGCGGCAGAAGAGCTGATCTTCCACTCTGTCACCACCGGCGCTTCCAATGATATCGAGCAGGCCACCAAGCTTGCCCGGGCCATGATCACCCGCTATGGCATGAGCGAGGATTTCGACATGGTGGCACTGGAAACCGTGTCCAACCAGTACCTGGGCGGTGATACTTCCCTGGCATGCGCAGCGGACACCGCTTCCATCATCGACCAGAAGGTGATCACCCTCGTCAAAGAGCAGCACCAGAAAGCACTGCAGATCCTCCAGGACAACCTGCCCAAGCTGCATGAGCTGGCCAAATATCTGTACGAGAAAGAGACCATCACCGGCGAAGAATTCATGGACATTCTGAATCGGGCGTAA
- a CDS encoding MarR family transcriptional regulator produces MEENMELALLLVNFMKKMVTTVRHPAVEDKEMKLTSHAFNALWILDRPQDSPVTMTALAEQMGISSQQLTKLINELEGRSLVARSHDRKNRRLVHVEITQTGRDFLQEHVGRISAELARRLAVLSEKDQQRLTASIETLDEIMDMMLYSHTVG; encoded by the coding sequence ATGGAAGAAAATATGGAGCTGGCTTTGCTGCTGGTGAATTTTATGAAAAAAATGGTCACGACGGTGCGGCATCCGGCAGTGGAGGATAAAGAAATGAAGCTGACATCCCATGCGTTCAATGCGCTGTGGATTCTGGACCGGCCCCAGGACAGCCCGGTGACGATGACGGCGCTGGCAGAGCAGATGGGCATTTCCAGCCAGCAGCTGACGAAGCTGATCAATGAGCTGGAGGGACGCTCTCTGGTGGCCCGCAGCCACGACAGGAAGAACCGGCGGCTGGTGCATGTGGAGATCACCCAGACAGGCAGAGATTTTCTGCAGGAGCACGTGGGCCGCATCAGCGCGGAGCTTGCCAGAAGGCTGGCGGTGTTATCTGAGAAGGATCAGCAGCGGCTGACGGCCAGCATCGAAACGCTGGATGAGATTATGGATATGATGTTGTATTCGCATACTGTGGGATGA